A region from the Sorex araneus isolate mSorAra2 chromosome 6, mSorAra2.pri, whole genome shotgun sequence genome encodes:
- the FAH gene encoding fumarylacetoacetase — MSFIPVATDSDFPIHNLPYGVFSTAGNPRPRIGVAIGDQILDLSAIKHLFTGPVLSQHQAVFDEPTLNSFMGLGQAAWKEARASLQELLSAGQARLRDDLELRRRAFTSQASATMHLPAAIGDYTDFYSSRQHAVNVGIMFRGKENALMPNWLHLPVGYHGRASSIVVSGTPIRRPLGQMRPDESQPPVYGPCKLLDIELEMAFFIGPGNKFGEPIPISKAQEHIFGMVLMNDWSARDIQKWEYVPLGPFLGKSFGTSISPWVVPMDALMPFAIPNPEQDPKPLPYLRHDQPYTFDINLSVAVKGEGMSQPVTVCRSNFKHMYWTMLQQLTHHTVNGCNLRPGDLLASGTISGPEPESFGSLLELSWRGTKAIDLGAGQTRKFLLDGDEVIITGHCQGNGYRIGFGQCAGKVLPALSPA; from the exons ATGTCCTTCATCCCGGTGGCCACGGACTCGGACTTCCCCATCCACAACCTGCCCTACGGCGTGTTCTCCACCGCCGGCAAC CCAAGACCGAGGATTGGTGTGGCCATCGGCGACCAGATCCTGGACCTCAGCGCCATCAAGCACCTCTTCACTGGGCCTGTCCTTTCCCAGCACCAGGCCGTCTTCGATGAG CCAACACTCAACAGCTTCATGGGGCTGGGCCAGGCCGCCTGGAAGGAGGCGCGAGCGTCTTTGCAGGAGCTGCTCTCAGCTGGCCAGGCCCGGCTGCGGGATGACCTGGAGCTCCGACGTCG GGCATTCACGTCCCAGGCGAGTGCCACGATGCACCTCCCAGCTGCCATCG GGGACTATACGGACTTCTACTCCTCCCGGCAACATGCCGTCAacgtaggcatcatgttcagagGCAAGGAGAATGCACTCATGCCCAACTG GCTGCACCTGCCTGTGGGCTACCACGGCCGTGCGTCCTCCATAGTGGTGTCTGGAACTCCGATCCGCAGGCCCCTGGGGCAGATGAGACCAGACGAAT CCCAGCCCCCCGTGTACGGCCCCTGCAAACTTCTGGACATTGAGCTGGAGATG gctTTCTTCATTGGTCCTGGGAACAAATTTGGGGAGCCCATTCCCATCTCTAAGGCCCAGGAGCACATCTTTGGGATGGTTCTCATGAATGACTGGAGCG CCCGGGACATCCAGAAGTGGGAGTACGTGCCTCTGGGCCCCTTCCTCGGGAAGAGCTTTGGAACCAGCATCTCACCATGGGTGGTACCCATGGATGCACTCATGCCCTTCGCCATTCCCAACCcagagcag GACCCCAAGCCCCTGCCCTATCTGCGCCACGACCAGCCTTACACATTTGACATCAACCTCTCTGTTGCCGTGAAAG GGGAAGGGATGAGCCAGCCTGTCACCGTCTGCAGGTCCAATTTTAAG CACATGTACTGGACGATGCTGCAACAGCTGACCCACCACACCGTCAATGGCTGCAACCTGCGGCCTGGGGACCTTCTGGCTTCAGGGACAATCAGCGGGCCG GAGCCTGAGAGCTTTGGGTCCCTGCTGGAGCTGTCCTGGAGGGGTACAAAGGCCATCGACCTGGGCGCTGGACAGACCAGGAAGTTCCTGCTGGATGGGGACGAGGTGATCATCACAG GCCACTGCCAAGGGAACGGCTACCGCATCGGCTTCGGCCAGTGTGCCGGGAAGGTGCTGCCTGCCTTGTCTCCGGCATGA
- the CTXND1 gene encoding cortexin domain-containing 1 protein has protein sequence MDTPTPEPPYLDVDKGLTLACFGFLCFFLLLMIVRCAKVIMDPYSAIPTSTWEEQHLDD, from the coding sequence ATGGACACGCCCACACCCGAGCCCCCGTACCTGGATGTGGACAAGGGGCTGACGCTGGCCTGCTTCGGcttcctctgcttcttcctgCTGCTGATGATCGTGCGCTGTGCCAAGGTCATCATGGACCCCTACAGCGCCATCCCCACCTCCACCTGGGAGGAGCAGCATCTGGACGACTGA